From a region of the Eretmochelys imbricata isolate rEreImb1 chromosome 6, rEreImb1.hap1, whole genome shotgun sequence genome:
- the ANKRD9 gene encoding ankyrin repeat domain-containing protein 9: MPWNVKWLNSYSSHNSQSQKQCKKSSFAFYQAVRDLVPVWLLEDIRTMEAFHWEEGGKVSTYSPSEALLYALVHNHQPYAQYLLSKFPQSALAIPSQNFSCCQSSAPHLAMAVRYNRTHILFRILKAIRGFPEKERASYLDRRGCSRVEGSKTVLHVACELLRPECLLLLLGHGASPCLRDCTGNTPLDILLQQISQTPAVNMRTKFLLLDSLFLFMPQELQFSMKQQLLDNPQHWEDLLGENRFQWLAGLAPTSLFITAMRVLIRSISPEQFPEALENLPLPQFLKPLDLKLKS, translated from the coding sequence ATGCCCTGGAACGTCAAATGGCTGAACAGTTACAGCAGCCACAATTCCCAGTCCCAAAAGCAATGTAAGAAATCCTCCTTCGCCTTTTACCAGGCAGTGAGGGACTTGGTGCCTGTGTGGCTTCTGGAGGACATAAGGACAATGGAGGCCTTTCActgggaagaaggaggaaagGTGAGCACCTATTCTCCCTCTGAGGCTCTTCTCTATGCCCTGGTGCACAACCACCAACCTTACGCTCAGTACCTACTGAGTAAATTTCCTCAGAGCGCCCTGGCCATACCCAGCCAAAACTTCAGCTGCTGCCAGTCATCAGCTCCTCACCTGGCCATGGCAGTTCGCTACAACCGCACCCACATCCTCTTCAGAATACTGAAAGCCATCAGAGGCTttccagagaaagagagagccagcTACTTGGACCGCAGGGGATGCAGTCGCGTGGAAGGCAGCAAAACTGTCTTGCACGTGGCCTGTGAACTGTTGAGACCTGAATGTTTGCTTTTATTGCTGGGTCATGGGGCATCGCCCTGCTTACGTGATTGCACTGGGAATACCCCCTTGGACATCTTGCTCCAGCAGATTTCTCAGACCCCTGCGGTTAACATGCGCACCAAGTTCCTCTTGCTGGACTCCCTTTTCCTCTTCATGCCTCAGGAACTCCAATTTTCAATGAAACAGCAACTGCTGGACAATCCTCAACACTGGGAGGACCTTTTGGGAGAGAACAGATTCCAGTGGCTGGCAGGTTTAGCTCCTACATCTCTGTTCATCACAGCTATGCGTGTCTTAATCAGGAGCATTTCACCTGAACAATTCCCAGAGGCACTGGAAAATCTGCCTTTGCCACAGTTTCTGAAGCCTTTAGACTTGAAATTGAAGAGCTAG